A region from the Triticum aestivum cultivar Chinese Spring chromosome 3D, IWGSC CS RefSeq v2.1, whole genome shotgun sequence genome encodes:
- the LOC123080782 gene encoding formin-like protein 18: MAMAPHPPSLLLLLAPLLLCSLLPDAARAAGAEDTGVTIVRKDGTTCTLCASCGNPCNPNPGYNYPSPPPPAPVTPAAPVYPPPTSYPAPSGGGGGGGGYFYPPPTGGYGGGGGGGSQGGQGGGGGGGGAYPTPPPPNPFLPYFPFYYYSPPPQLKSPAPAVSSSAAAPLLLLALSGLLLW, encoded by the coding sequence ATGGCCATGGCTCCCCACCCACCGTCCCTCCTCCTGCTGCTCGCGCCGCTCCTCCTGTGCTCGCTGCTCCCCGACGCGGCGCGGGCCGCCGGCGCCGAGGACACCGGGGTGACCATCGTGCGCAAGGACGGCACGACCTGCACGCTCTGCGCCTCCTGCGGGAACCCCTGCAACCCCAACCCGGGGTACAACTACCCGTCGCCACCTCCCCCGGCTCCGGTGACCCCCGCGGCGCCGGTGTACCCGCCTCCCACTTCCTACCCAGCTCCCtccggtggaggaggaggtggcggtggctacTTCTACCCTCCGCCCACCGGCGGgtacggaggaggaggcggcggcgggtccCAAGGAGGacaaggtggaggaggaggcggaggcggtgcctacccgacgccaccgccgcccaacccgTTCCTGCCCTACTTCCCCTTCTACTACTACAGCCCGCCACCCCAGCTCAAGAGCCCGGCGCCGGCCGTCTCGTCGTCCGCCGcggcgccgctgctgctgctcgcgcTCTCCGGGCTCCTGCTGTGGTGA
- the LOC123080783 gene encoding uncharacterized protein, with translation MEQEVAGGSITAEWASLQRDLVQLVADCVLSTSGVDGYVPMRAVCPSWRSAVAKPSPHAAVADPRFRPRQWVVLHGADDDQARPLFLDVSTGRFRRLRRPVLGDYILIGASDGLLVLGDRERPHAARLLNPLTGDMLPFAAPIPPEDWVNTAIVGSEPTIIFAFEPEQSEYQDIPAYCSLQQGSDAVYSADPTGQLRAVKFHDAAYDKENLLYLQSMVTHAGNVYVLICGGTLCKVVWTGGHWYAELIMEIDMPKHCYTGCLVEFAGKLLLVNDKVETIELLCVDVNRKVLEPIQSIGRCALFLSVGKCMVVNADKLPTIMRNCIYMNFNDTTYVCMTSVMVGKHTSPTPGCLQMVLELKVISFMKAL, from the coding sequence ATGGAGCAGGAGGTCGCTGGTGGATCCATCACGGCGGAATGGGCGTCGCTTCAGCGGGACCTCGTCCAACTCGTTGCCGACTGCGTCCTCTCCACCAGCGGCGTGGACGGGTACGTGCCCATGAGGGCCGTCTGCCCCAGCTGGCGCTCTGCCGTCGCCAAGCCATCtccgcacgccgcggtcgccgacCCCCGTTTCCGCCCGCGCCAGTGGGTCGTGCTCCACGGGGCGGACGACGACCAAGCCCGGCCCCTCTTCCTCGACGTCTCCACGGGGCGCTtccgccgcctgcgccgcccgGTGCTCGGTGACTACATCCTCATCGGTGCATCCGACGGTCTCCTGGTCCTCGGGGACAGGGAGCGCCCGCATGCCGCTCGTCTCCTCAACCCATTGACTGGTGACATGCTTCCCTTCGCAGCGCCGATACCTCCGGAAGATTGGGTGAACACTGCAATCGTTGGCTCTGAACCAACGATTATCTTCGCTTTCGAACCGGAACAGAGCGAGTACCAAGATATCCCGGCTTATTGTTCTTTGCAGCAAGGCAGTGACGCCGTTTACTCTGCTGATCCTACGGGCCAGCTCCGTGCAGTGAAGTTCCATGATGCTGCTTACGACAAGGAAAACTTGCTCTACCTTCAGAGCATGGTCACCCATGCAGGCAATGTTTACGTGCTCATTTGTGGAGGAACTTTGTGCAAGGTTGTTTGGACCGGTGGCCACTGGTATGCAGAGCTGATAATGGAGATTGACATGCCCAAGCACTGCTACACTGGTTGTCTCGTGGAATTTGCCGGTAAACTGCTGCTTGTTAATGATAAAGTCGAAACAATTGAACTTCTCTGCGTGGATGTCAACCGCAAGGTACTTGAACCAATCCAAAGTATCGGCAGATGCGCTCTCTTCCTAAGTGTTGGCAAGTGTATGGTTGTTAACGCAGATAAGCTTCCTACAATCATGCGCAACTGCATCTACATGAATTTTAATGATACAACATACGTCTGTATGACCTCAGTGATGGTAGGAAAACATACATCACCAACCCCCGGCTGCCTGCAGATGGTCCTCGAGCTGAAAGTGATATCATTCATGAAAGCCCTTTGA